The following proteins come from a genomic window of Nocardiopsis sp. YSL2:
- a CDS encoding helix-turn-helix domain-containing protein translates to MTELLLTVEEAAERLRVSRWMVYNLIRSRTLRTVKIGRRRLVPVAALPECLEALEDAA, encoded by the coding sequence ATGACCGAACTCCTCCTGACCGTCGAAGAGGCCGCCGAGCGTCTCCGCGTGAGCCGCTGGATGGTCTACAACCTCATCCGCTCCCGCACCCTCCGCACGGTCAAGATCGGCCGCCGGCGCCTGGTCCCAGTCGCCGCGCTCCCCGAGTGCCTGGAAGCCCTGGAGGACGCCGCGTGA
- a CDS encoding FtsK/SpoIIIE domain-containing protein, translating into MLRQPKVGAAQTSPTLPTPAQGVRFTTPIVETPGIVVLASWIWRLTRFLVALPFRFPVLVATVTVSFAAWWWLGWPGLAGLWATAAVTSLVWWRTWPDSYRTWVTLRMLAWWRHVFVYRRHWQPVLVISGLAESYQERRYLPRIRRVTCDTWADRVRVSLVAGTAPADFEHRVTELAHGFAAPSCRVIANGPRDITLEFPRHDTLAEPIDAFPMTHYVELDALPVGRREDGSPWLLKLHGTHVLVVGVTGAGKGSVIWSAVRAMLPALADGTAQVWAIDPKRMELAYGRDLFAQHADDGESAVALLERAVADMQERAQRYAGKQRSHVPTTDDPFVVVLLDEVAFLTAYHPDRDVRRRAENAIATLTSQGRSVGFAVLAALQDPRKEVMNLRNLFPDKVALRLDEASQVDMVLGEGARERGAEAHLIDPTFPGVAYVRLEGSPAPVRVRAAYVSDDDITAMTEVYGAGSSSDGEAS; encoded by the coding sequence ATGCTGCGTCAGCCCAAGGTGGGCGCTGCCCAGACCTCTCCGACGCTCCCCACTCCCGCCCAGGGGGTGCGGTTCACGACGCCAATCGTGGAAACCCCGGGCATCGTCGTGCTGGCCTCCTGGATCTGGCGGCTGACCCGGTTCCTGGTCGCGCTGCCGTTCCGGTTCCCCGTCCTCGTCGCCACCGTGACCGTGTCGTTCGCAGCGTGGTGGTGGCTGGGCTGGCCGGGTCTGGCCGGACTCTGGGCCACTGCCGCTGTAACCTCGCTGGTGTGGTGGCGCACCTGGCCCGACTCCTACCGGACCTGGGTCACCCTGCGCATGCTCGCCTGGTGGCGGCACGTGTTCGTCTACCGGCGGCACTGGCAACCCGTGCTGGTGATCTCCGGGCTGGCCGAGTCCTACCAGGAACGCCGCTACCTGCCTCGCATTCGTCGCGTCACCTGTGACACCTGGGCCGACCGCGTCCGGGTCTCCCTCGTCGCGGGCACCGCTCCGGCCGACTTCGAACACCGGGTGACCGAACTGGCGCACGGGTTCGCCGCCCCCTCCTGCCGGGTGATCGCGAACGGACCCCGTGACATCACCTTGGAGTTCCCCCGACACGACACCCTGGCCGAACCGATCGACGCCTTCCCGATGACCCACTACGTAGAACTCGACGCACTTCCTGTCGGGCGGCGTGAGGACGGCTCACCCTGGTTGCTCAAGCTCCATGGCACACACGTGCTGGTGGTCGGTGTGACCGGGGCTGGGAAGGGCTCGGTGATCTGGTCGGCGGTCCGGGCCATGCTTCCCGCGTTGGCTGACGGGACGGCACAGGTGTGGGCGATCGACCCCAAGCGCATGGAACTCGCCTACGGACGAGACCTGTTCGCCCAGCACGCCGACGACGGCGAATCCGCCGTGGCCCTGCTCGAACGGGCAGTGGCCGACATGCAGGAACGGGCGCAGCGCTACGCGGGCAAGCAGCGCTCTCACGTGCCCACGACCGATGACCCGTTCGTGGTCGTGCTCCTGGACGAGGTCGCGTTTCTGACCGCCTACCACCCTGACCGGGATGTGCGGCGTCGGGCTGAGAACGCCATCGCCACCCTGACCTCGCAGGGCCGTTCGGTCGGGTTCGCGGTCCTGGCCGCGCTCCAGGACCCCCGTAAGGAGGTCATGAACCTGCGCAACCTCTTCCCTGACAAGGTCGCCCTTCGGTTGGACGAGGCATCGCAGGTGGACATGGTCCTCGGTGAGGGTGCACGGGAACGCGGCGCTGAGGCTCACCTGATCGACCCCACGTTTCCCGGTGTGGCCTACGTCCGCCTGGAGGGCTCACCGGCCCCGGTGCGGGTGCGGGCCGCCTACGTCTCTGACGACGACATCACGGCCATGACCGAGGTCTACGGCGCGGGCTCGTCCTCGGACGGGGAGGCTTCCTGA
- a CDS encoding metallopeptidase family protein: MADVVDIAREEFEELVADALDQIPPELTRLMDNVVITVEDESPDGLLGLYEGIPLTERGDGYFGVLPDQIFVYRLNICSFCETPEQVVEEVLVTVVHEIAHHFGIDDTRLGDLGWG, translated from the coding sequence ATGGCAGACGTGGTCGACATCGCACGCGAAGAATTCGAGGAACTGGTCGCCGACGCGCTGGACCAGATCCCCCCGGAGCTGACCCGCCTGATGGACAACGTGGTCATCACGGTCGAGGACGAGTCCCCTGACGGGCTCCTCGGCCTCTACGAGGGCATCCCGCTGACCGAGCGCGGCGACGGCTACTTCGGCGTGCTGCCGGACCAGATCTTCGTCTACCGGCTCAACATCTGCTCCTTCTGCGAAACGCCCGAACAGGTGGTGGAGGAGGTCCTCGTGACGGTCGTACACGAGATCGCCCACCATTTCGGTATCGACGACACGCGGCTGGGCGACCTCGGCTGGGGGTGA
- a CDS encoding site-specific integrase, whose translation MSASESNNNRRKSRRRANGEGSVWKRKDGRWAFAGYVLATDGTYKRVQGYGRDQADARAKLNKLLADSDRGIPVASENWTVAEYLAYWLEHVVRAERRPKTVQGYEGVIRRYLVPSLGKKRLAKLTARDVRTFVTTLRQLCQCCRNGIDAARDKPRCCALPQPQCCEHRLSARMVQSIHAVLRNALQTAVREEVIPRNVASLVKVSPPRYAVNRGLDVAQSRRLLKASENDRFHALYVLALCLGLRRGELLGLRWCDVDLEAGRLEVVHTLQRVGGKLSLVPPKTEDSARTVPLPGFCVDALKAHRKRQFLERSDAFPDWEEHGLVFPSRRGTPLEPDNLRRSWGPLRRSAGLEGVRFHDLRHTCVTLLLNLEVPPQVVREIVGHSDIGVTMTIYAHASLDDKRRALGKLGEALG comes from the coding sequence GTGAGCGCTTCTGAGAGCAACAACAACCGGCGCAAGAGTCGTCGGCGCGCCAACGGCGAGGGAAGCGTCTGGAAGCGCAAGGACGGCCGTTGGGCCTTCGCTGGATACGTGTTGGCCACTGACGGCACGTACAAGCGTGTCCAGGGCTACGGCCGCGACCAGGCCGACGCCCGGGCGAAGCTGAACAAGCTCCTGGCCGACTCCGACCGAGGTATCCCCGTCGCCTCCGAGAACTGGACGGTGGCCGAGTACCTGGCCTACTGGCTGGAACACGTCGTGCGGGCCGAGCGCCGGCCCAAGACCGTGCAGGGGTACGAGGGCGTCATCCGTCGTTACCTCGTCCCCAGTCTGGGAAAGAAGCGGCTGGCCAAGCTCACCGCTCGGGACGTGCGGACCTTCGTCACGACTCTTCGGCAACTGTGCCAGTGCTGCCGCAACGGCATCGACGCCGCCCGAGACAAACCCCGCTGCTGCGCGCTCCCCCAACCCCAATGCTGCGAGCACAGGCTCTCCGCGCGCATGGTGCAGTCCATCCACGCCGTCCTGCGCAACGCGCTCCAAACGGCGGTCCGTGAGGAGGTGATCCCGCGCAACGTGGCGTCCCTGGTCAAGGTCTCGCCGCCCCGCTACGCGGTGAACCGGGGCCTGGACGTCGCCCAGTCCCGGCGTCTGCTCAAGGCATCGGAGAACGACCGGTTCCACGCCCTGTACGTCCTGGCGCTGTGCCTGGGCCTTCGTCGGGGCGAACTGCTCGGACTGCGCTGGTGTGACGTCGACCTGGAGGCGGGTCGTCTGGAGGTGGTCCACACCCTGCAACGGGTGGGCGGAAAGCTCTCCCTGGTGCCGCCCAAGACCGAGGACTCGGCGCGGACCGTCCCCCTCCCCGGCTTCTGCGTGGACGCGCTCAAGGCGCATCGGAAGCGGCAGTTCCTCGAACGCTCGGACGCCTTCCCCGACTGGGAGGAACACGGGCTCGTCTTCCCCTCCCGCAGGGGGACTCCCCTGGAGCCGGACAACCTGCGGCGGAGCTGGGGGCCGCTGCGGCGCTCGGCCGGCCTGGAGGGGGTGCGTTTCCACGACCTGCGGCACACGTGTGTGACGCTGCTGCTGAACCTGGAGGTGCCGCCGCAGGTGGTCCGGGAGATCGTCGGGCACAGCGACATCGGGGTCACGATGACGATCTACGCGCACGCCTCGCTCGATGACAAGCGGCGGGCTCTGGGGAAGCTCGGGGAAGCGCTCGGCTGA
- a CDS encoding putative quinol monooxygenase, translating to MFGLSVRFTLKDEAAADGFDALVAETLPHIRQSEPGTLVYAVHTVEGKPLERIFYELYADRAAFEAHEEQPHVKRFLDARGAFLASVDVDFLALMDGKGVQE from the coding sequence ATGTTCGGACTGTCTGTGCGGTTCACGCTCAAGGACGAGGCTGCTGCCGACGGCTTCGACGCCCTGGTGGCGGAGACGCTCCCGCACATCCGCCAGAGCGAACCGGGGACGCTCGTGTACGCGGTCCACACGGTGGAGGGCAAGCCGCTGGAGCGGATCTTCTACGAGCTGTACGCCGACCGCGCCGCCTTCGAGGCACACGAGGAACAGCCGCACGTGAAGCGGTTCCTGGACGCTCGCGGTGCCTTCCTGGCCTCGGTGGACGTGGACTTCCTCGCGCTGATGGACGGCAAGGGTGTCCAGGAATGA
- a CDS encoding replication initiator codes for MPTPTGKSTRAERLAQPLAREVAEQVAADHGVCIRPVSLRRTDVTTGATEIVDVPCGSTLESRCPACAKRKRSLRRTQCEEGWHLAEEPVVEPDPPSEEQRGWVEQRAIVTAERDRLASTGAASAEDLAQLDAVIADLDEEITASGLRGSVTRSADSSSSGSRRVRSTKRRQDVPDLPKRPMTRKTVGRAFTDPSSGKVFRPSLFITLTLDSYGRVRSDGTPVDFSTYDYRRAARDALHFSKLVDRFVQNLRRVAGFDVQYFAAVEPQRRLAPHLHMATRGTIPRAELRQIAAATYHQVWWPPAERVVFEGDHLPVWDESAGTFLDPDTGELLPTWDEALDALDEDPDAEPHHVARFGRQVDAKGVVAGSADADRCVRYLAKYLTKDIAECHAAETVRQEQHVDRLLDALRFEPCSPRCANWLRYGIQPENAKAGMRPGFCRSKAHRREHLGYAGRRVLVSRKWSGKTLADHKADRLTWVLDALGIDPTNHGQGDEDNPRPPLLSVASGSFAWELARPTDPDVAPREQRLLRAVGEALKRRAQLDAARTPEHSATPEQEAA; via the coding sequence ATGCCGACGCCTACAGGTAAGTCCACCCGGGCGGAACGGCTGGCGCAACCCCTGGCCCGTGAGGTCGCCGAACAGGTCGCCGCCGACCACGGGGTGTGCATCCGGCCTGTCTCCCTCCGACGAACTGATGTCACGACTGGGGCAACCGAGATCGTTGATGTCCCGTGCGGGTCCACGCTGGAATCGCGGTGTCCGGCCTGTGCCAAACGGAAGAGATCGCTTCGGCGGACGCAGTGCGAAGAGGGCTGGCACCTCGCCGAGGAACCCGTCGTAGAACCTGACCCGCCCTCCGAGGAACAGCGCGGGTGGGTGGAACAGCGGGCGATAGTGACCGCCGAACGGGACCGCCTGGCCTCCACGGGCGCGGCCTCGGCTGAGGACTTGGCGCAACTGGACGCCGTCATTGCTGACCTTGATGAGGAGATCACGGCGTCCGGACTGCGGGGCTCGGTCACCCGCTCGGCTGACTCCTCGTCGTCGGGGTCGCGCCGGGTGCGCTCGACCAAGCGTCGACAGGACGTCCCCGACCTTCCCAAGCGACCCATGACCCGCAAGACGGTCGGCCGGGCCTTCACTGACCCCTCGTCGGGCAAGGTGTTCCGGCCCTCGCTATTCATCACGCTCACGCTCGACTCGTACGGGCGGGTGCGCTCGGACGGGACTCCGGTCGACTTCTCGACGTATGACTACCGGCGTGCGGCTCGGGACGCGCTGCACTTCTCCAAGCTGGTGGACCGGTTCGTGCAGAACCTGCGACGGGTGGCCGGGTTCGACGTGCAGTACTTCGCAGCCGTGGAACCCCAACGCCGCCTGGCCCCACACCTGCACATGGCCACACGAGGCACCATTCCCCGGGCCGAACTGCGCCAGATCGCGGCCGCGACGTACCACCAGGTGTGGTGGCCTCCGGCTGAGCGGGTCGTGTTCGAGGGCGATCACCTGCCGGTGTGGGACGAATCCGCGGGAACGTTCCTCGACCCTGACACGGGCGAACTTCTACCCACGTGGGACGAAGCATTGGACGCCTTGGACGAGGACCCCGACGCCGAACCCCACCACGTCGCGCGGTTCGGCCGTCAGGTGGACGCCAAGGGTGTGGTTGCTGGCTCGGCTGACGCTGACCGGTGTGTGCGCTACCTGGCCAAGTACCTGACGAAGGACATCGCCGAGTGCCACGCCGCCGAAACCGTCCGGCAGGAACAGCACGTAGACCGCCTCCTGGACGCCTTGCGGTTCGAGCCGTGCTCGCCCCGGTGCGCGAACTGGCTCCGCTACGGCATCCAGCCCGAGAACGCCAAAGCGGGGATGCGTCCGGGATTCTGCCGGTCCAAGGCACACCGCCGCGAACACCTGGGCTACGCGGGCCGTCGCGTCCTGGTCTCGCGCAAGTGGTCAGGAAAGACCCTGGCTGACCACAAGGCGGACCGGCTGACCTGGGTCCTGGACGCCCTCGGCATCGACCCCACCAACCACGGCCAGGGCGACGAGGACAACCCTCGTCCCCCACTGCTGTCCGTCGCCTCGGGCTCCTTCGCCTGGGAGCTGGCCCGACCCACAGACCCGGACGTCGCTCCCCGCGAACAACGCCTCCTCCGGGCCGTGGGCGAAGCACTCAAACGCCGCGCCCAACTCGACGCCGCTCGTACTCCCGAACATTCGGCAACCCCTGAGCAGGAAGCAGCGTGA
- a CDS encoding ATP-binding protein, whose amino-acid sequence MSLHADRPQHTVTIHHGWFYGRPDQVAAVRAFVADRLGDCPVVDDAVLLTSELATNAVQHTPSNLPGAGFGVLIEHEHGHSVRVTVHDGGSYFDAPYVAQPEPDAEHGRGLFLVDALATSWGSHATLSGRKTWFEI is encoded by the coding sequence ATGTCCCTCCATGCAGACAGGCCCCAGCACACCGTGACCATCCATCACGGGTGGTTCTACGGCCGCCCCGACCAGGTTGCCGCTGTACGCGCGTTCGTCGCCGACCGCCTGGGCGACTGCCCGGTCGTGGATGACGCGGTACTACTCACGAGCGAGTTAGCGACCAACGCCGTTCAGCACACCCCGTCCAACCTTCCCGGGGCGGGGTTCGGCGTCCTCATCGAGCACGAGCACGGCCACAGTGTGCGCGTCACTGTCCACGATGGGGGTTCGTACTTCGACGCTCCGTATGTGGCGCAGCCCGAACCCGACGCCGAACACGGTCGCGGCCTGTTCCTCGTTGACGCCCTGGCCACCTCATGGGGCAGCCACGCCACCCTCTCCGGCCGCAAGACCTGGTTTGAAATCTAA
- a CDS encoding alcohol dehydrogenase catalytic domain-containing protein, with translation MQITGAVLEQIGRQRPYAESTPISVTRVELADPGPTEVRVRIEAAGVCHSDLSVLDGNRVRPVPMLLGHEAAGRVEAVGSEVSDIAVGRRVVMTFLPRCGACDGCRTDGRLPCGPGSAANNDGRLLHGSRHLTRDGETVHHHLGVSGFATHAVVDRASLVPVDDDVPAEIAAVLGCAVLTGGGALLNAVRAAEGESVMVVGLGGVGVAALLAAVAEGAGDVIAVDTLPEKLDLALRLGATHAYTPDEVADLGIRAAHAIECAGHPRALETAFAATAPGGRTVTVGLPNPTATARLSPLTMTAEARTVIGSYLGSAVPARDIPKFAQWWREGRLPVEHLISRRIRLDEINEAMDELAEGRAVRQVIVFDE, from the coding sequence GTGCAGATCACCGGGGCGGTACTGGAGCAGATCGGGCGGCAGCGCCCGTACGCGGAGTCGACCCCCATCAGCGTGACCAGGGTGGAGCTCGCCGACCCCGGCCCGACCGAGGTCCGGGTACGGATCGAGGCGGCCGGAGTGTGCCACTCCGACCTGTCGGTGCTCGACGGCAACCGCGTACGCCCGGTCCCGATGCTGCTCGGGCACGAGGCCGCGGGCCGCGTCGAGGCCGTCGGCTCGGAGGTGTCCGATATCGCCGTCGGCCGCCGCGTGGTGATGACGTTCCTGCCGCGCTGCGGTGCGTGCGACGGCTGCCGGACCGATGGCCGGCTGCCCTGCGGGCCCGGCAGCGCCGCCAACAACGACGGCCGGCTGCTGCACGGATCGCGCCACCTCACCCGCGACGGCGAGACCGTCCACCACCACCTGGGAGTCTCCGGATTCGCCACGCACGCCGTCGTGGACCGCGCCTCCCTGGTCCCCGTCGACGACGACGTACCGGCCGAGATCGCGGCGGTCCTCGGCTGCGCGGTGCTCACCGGTGGCGGCGCGCTCCTCAACGCGGTACGGGCCGCGGAGGGCGAGAGCGTCATGGTCGTCGGCCTCGGCGGGGTGGGCGTGGCCGCCCTGCTGGCCGCCGTAGCGGAGGGGGCCGGTGACGTCATCGCCGTCGACACCCTCCCCGAGAAGCTGGACCTGGCGCTGCGGCTGGGCGCCACGCACGCCTACACCCCCGACGAGGTGGCCGACCTGGGGATCAGGGCCGCCCACGCCATCGAGTGCGCCGGGCACCCGCGCGCCCTGGAGACCGCGTTCGCCGCCACCGCCCCGGGCGGGCGCACCGTGACGGTGGGCCTGCCGAACCCGACCGCCACGGCTCGGCTCTCCCCGCTCACGATGACGGCCGAGGCGCGCACCGTCATCGGGTCCTACCTGGGCTCCGCCGTCCCCGCGCGCGACATCCCGAAGTTCGCCCAGTGGTGGCGCGAGGGCCGACTCCCCGTGGAGCACCTGATCAGCCGCCGCATCCGGCTGGACGAGATCAACGAGGCCATGGACGAGCTCGCCGAGGGCAGGGCCGTCCGCCAGGTCATCGTCTTCGACGAGTGA
- a CDS encoding plasmid replication, integration and excision activator produces MAIQGALPVAFGTVFPHGAFALGVEAITDFETKRPQMDKESGLPLWAVDVIDADPEARGKAKSVKVKVAAEVCPTLPDEVPGLPFRPIEFEAMAVMPYVDDNGRRPRVAYSLRARGVKAPGGAAGGRRAPAKDAA; encoded by the coding sequence ATGGCTATCCAGGGTGCGTTGCCGGTCGCGTTCGGGACGGTGTTCCCACACGGTGCGTTCGCGCTGGGTGTGGAGGCGATCACCGATTTCGAGACCAAGCGTCCGCAGATGGACAAGGAGTCGGGGTTGCCGCTGTGGGCGGTGGACGTGATCGACGCCGACCCAGAGGCGCGGGGCAAGGCCAAGTCGGTGAAGGTCAAGGTTGCCGCCGAGGTGTGCCCGACCCTGCCCGATGAGGTTCCCGGGCTGCCGTTCCGGCCGATCGAGTTCGAGGCGATGGCGGTCATGCCCTACGTCGACGACAACGGCCGCCGCCCCCGGGTGGCGTACTCGCTGCGGGCCCGTGGCGTGAAGGCTCCCGGTGGTGCTGCGGGCGGTCGTCGCGCCCCCGCCAAGGATGCGGCCTGA
- a CDS encoding helix-turn-helix domain-containing protein — translation MSTDYQKALGRKVAKHRKQRGLSQREFAGLVGRSETWVSQVERGVRKVDRMVVLEKLAEVLDIPVSELAAEAPIVAASNEEPPGSSRLRLILSGSHALAALLRRNPATVDMDDLRQRVDRAWELTHASAYMELTEILESLIPDLESAARSVPNGERLELFRLLNAAYRACSSTLSRLGEYEAAWIAADRAITAAERAEDPLLMAAGEFRLCLTFQGARHYDQVEATAQTACEALGGLVEEGNPEAMSVFGALTLQRAVAAARGNKATVAYRHVAEAKRIADAIGGERNDFNTEFGPANVGLHEVSVAVDLGDAGVALRAADEVDVSILSPERRGRFLIDVARAQLQRRNADTAVSTLEEAERITPEQVHSHPIVRQVVGDLLAIQDPAGTALTGLARRVGAL, via the coding sequence ATGAGCACCGACTACCAGAAGGCGCTGGGCCGCAAGGTGGCCAAGCACCGCAAACAGCGCGGCCTGTCCCAACGCGAGTTCGCCGGACTCGTCGGACGTTCCGAGACCTGGGTGTCCCAGGTAGAACGCGGGGTGCGCAAAGTCGACCGCATGGTGGTCCTCGAAAAGCTGGCCGAGGTCCTGGACATTCCCGTGTCCGAGCTCGCCGCGGAGGCTCCCATCGTCGCCGCCTCCAACGAGGAACCTCCGGGCAGTAGCCGCCTGCGGCTGATCCTGAGCGGATCGCACGCCCTGGCCGCGCTGCTGCGCCGCAACCCCGCGACGGTCGACATGGACGACCTCCGCCAGCGGGTCGATCGTGCCTGGGAGCTGACGCACGCCAGCGCCTACATGGAGCTGACCGAGATCCTGGAATCGCTGATCCCCGACCTGGAGTCGGCCGCACGCTCGGTCCCCAACGGCGAACGCCTGGAACTGTTCCGGCTCCTCAACGCCGCCTACCGGGCCTGCTCGTCCACGCTGTCCCGCCTGGGCGAGTACGAAGCGGCCTGGATCGCCGCCGACCGCGCCATCACTGCGGCCGAGCGGGCGGAAGATCCGCTCCTCATGGCGGCTGGCGAGTTCCGCCTGTGCCTGACCTTCCAGGGTGCGCGCCACTACGACCAGGTGGAGGCCACAGCGCAGACCGCGTGTGAGGCACTGGGCGGCCTGGTGGAGGAGGGCAACCCCGAAGCGATGTCCGTCTTCGGCGCACTGACCCTGCAACGGGCGGTCGCCGCCGCACGCGGCAACAAGGCCACGGTCGCCTATCGGCACGTGGCCGAGGCGAAACGCATCGCAGACGCCATCGGCGGAGAGCGCAACGACTTCAACACCGAGTTCGGACCGGCGAACGTGGGTCTGCACGAGGTGTCCGTGGCCGTGGACCTGGGCGACGCGGGCGTGGCACTGCGGGCGGCGGACGAGGTGGACGTGTCCATCCTGTCCCCGGAGCGCCGGGGCCGGTTCCTCATCGACGTGGCACGCGCCCAGCTCCAACGCCGCAACGCCGACACGGCCGTGTCCACGTTGGAGGAGGCCGAGCGGATCACGCCTGAACAGGTCCACTCGCACCCGATCGTGCGACAGGTCGTCGGTGACCTGCTGGCGATCCAGGACCCGGCCGGCACAGCGCTGACCGGCCTGGCTCGAAGGGTAGGCGCACTCTGA
- a CDS encoding metallophosphoesterase, with protein MSWEAIRAYDYRGAFHRVRAGRAWRWGGVVVAGLVGGWLGLALGGEVVTPIGPADVTLALSPQWEGETVVDVRPLGQLAFDTHDAPLRLEATISDIRLSAAEEMFADPDAINRMAAGIGSDLRAGVVSLVVQALLAAALGAVLMGLLLFRSVWRSLFSGLVSLAVLVTSGGLAATSFNPSAIAEPRYTGLIAGAPQVVGGAEDVVSRFNQYQEQLAGLVGNVAMIYEATSTLPVYEEDESVVRVLHVSDIQLNPASWSIIRTLREQYAADVIVDSGDLTDRGSAAEDVFADEIAGLEVPYVWVRGEHDSMGTQRAVEAQPNAVVLDDDTEEVAGLTFYGAGDPRYTPDATRLNPNEEGVAALGEEQAASVTGSGDEVDVAVLHTRTQGNPFDGVVPLVLTGSDHMRSTALGEEGTRFLVQGSTGGAGLSGLDHGMGRPTPYQASVLYFDVETGRLQARDDIDLGGIGLTSAQVERHVEPEPDRPVGDEPEGSEDDATDPERTP; from the coding sequence GTGTCTTGGGAAGCGATTCGTGCTTACGACTACCGTGGTGCCTTTCACAGGGTGCGCGCCGGGCGCGCGTGGCGGTGGGGCGGCGTCGTCGTGGCCGGGCTGGTCGGGGGCTGGCTGGGGCTCGCGCTCGGCGGGGAGGTCGTCACCCCGATCGGGCCGGCCGACGTCACGCTCGCGCTGAGCCCGCAGTGGGAGGGCGAGACGGTCGTCGACGTTCGACCGCTGGGGCAGCTCGCCTTCGACACGCACGACGCCCCGCTGCGGCTGGAGGCGACCATCTCCGACATCCGGCTGTCGGCCGCCGAGGAGATGTTCGCCGACCCCGACGCCATCAACCGCATGGCCGCCGGTATCGGTTCGGACCTGCGCGCGGGCGTGGTCTCCCTCGTGGTCCAGGCCCTCCTGGCCGCCGCGCTGGGCGCCGTACTCATGGGACTGCTGCTGTTCCGGAGCGTGTGGCGGTCCCTGTTCAGCGGGCTCGTCTCGCTGGCGGTGCTGGTGACGTCCGGGGGGCTGGCGGCGACCTCCTTCAACCCGAGCGCCATCGCGGAGCCCCGCTACACCGGCCTGATCGCCGGTGCGCCGCAGGTCGTGGGCGGTGCGGAGGACGTGGTCAGCCGGTTCAACCAGTACCAGGAACAACTCGCCGGACTCGTCGGCAACGTCGCGATGATCTACGAGGCCACGTCGACGCTGCCGGTGTACGAGGAGGACGAGTCGGTCGTCCGGGTCCTCCACGTGTCCGACATCCAGCTCAACCCGGCGTCGTGGAGCATCATCCGGACGCTGCGCGAGCAGTACGCGGCGGACGTGATCGTGGATTCGGGCGACCTGACCGACCGCGGCAGCGCGGCCGAGGACGTCTTCGCCGACGAGATCGCCGGCCTGGAGGTCCCGTACGTGTGGGTGCGCGGGGAGCACGACTCCATGGGCACGCAGCGCGCCGTCGAGGCCCAGCCGAACGCGGTGGTGCTGGACGACGACACCGAGGAGGTCGCGGGTCTGACGTTCTACGGGGCCGGCGATCCCCGGTACACGCCGGACGCGACCCGGCTCAACCCGAACGAGGAGGGCGTGGCCGCGCTGGGCGAGGAGCAGGCGGCGTCGGTGACCGGATCCGGGGACGAGGTCGACGTCGCGGTGCTGCACACCCGCACCCAGGGGAACCCGTTCGACGGAGTGGTGCCGCTCGTACTGACGGGCAGCGACCACATGCGCTCGACCGCACTGGGCGAAGAGGGGACCCGGTTCCTCGTCCAGGGGTCCACGGGCGGTGCCGGGTTGAGTGGGCTTGATCACGGTATGGGGCGGCCGACGCCGTACCAGGCGTCGGTGCTGTACTTCGACGTCGAGACAGGGCGGCTCCAGGCCCGCGACGACATCGACCTCGGAGGCATCGGGTTGACGTCGGCGCAGGTCGAACGGCATGTCGAACCGGAACCGGATCGCCCCGTCGGCGACGAGCCGGAGGGGTCCGAGGACGATGCCACGGATCCGGAGCGGACCCCGTAG